The genomic window CCTGCTGCTGAAACGGCGGTCTAGCCTTGCGGTCATGCTCTAACTCTCCTTGGCTTATGAGATCGAAAGGGGATTAGGGCTTGGTGGCAAGCCCTAACCGTTTACAACAGGACTAAACCTTTTTGATTTTGAGGCTCTTCAAGTAAGCGCTTGGATCGGCAGGATCGAATTTGACGCCATCAAAGAAGGTTTCAACCCCACGGGAGCTACTGGCCGGAATCGCAGCTTCTTGACCAATTGCTTTGGCCGCCTCTTTCCAGAGGTCCTCTCGATTGACCGCATCCACTAGGGCTTTGGTGTCGGTATCGGCAGGCAAATAGCCCCAACGAATATCCTCAGTCAAGAACCACAGATCGTGGCTCTTATAGGGATATGACGCGTTTTCTGCCCAGAACTTCATCAGGTGAGGGCTATTTTCAACCACCTTGCCCGTGCCGTAGTTAATGGTGCCCTTGGCCCGTTCCACAATGTCTTTATCTGGCACTTTGAACCATTCCCGTTTGGAGACGATTTTGCACATCTCCTCCTTGTTTTCCATCTGGTCACACCAGACTTGGGCTTCTTGCACAGCCATCAGTAGCGCTTTCGCGGCTTTGGGATTTTTATCAACCCAATCAGCCCGCATGGAAAATGCTTTCTCGGGATGGTTGTTCCAAAGTTCGCCCGTTGTGAGAGCGGTATAACCAAATTCTTGATTGACCAATTGCGCATTCCACGGCTCACCCACACAGAAGGCTTCCATGTTGCCAACCTTCATATTGGCGACCATTTGAGGTGGGGGAACTGGCACTGTGGAGATGTCTTTATCAGGGTCAATACCGCCTGCTGCTAACCAGTAACGCATCCACAAGTCATGATTTCCGCCAGGGAAAGTCACAGCAGCTTTGATATCTTTACCAGAAGCTTTGGACTTGGCAAAGACATCTTTAAGAACCGAGCTGTCTGTGCCAACTTTTAAGTCTTTGTAGGTATTGGCAATTGAAATACACTGACCATCTGTATTGAGACGGGCCAAAATGTACATCGGCACTTTATTGCCCTTGGTGACCTTGCCTGTAGAAATCAGATAGGGCATAGGAGTTAGGATGTGAGCCCCATCAATGCCACCGCCATCAGAACCGAGCACAATGTTGTCTCGGGTGACAGGCCAAGAAGCTTGCTTCACCACCTCAACATCAGGCATGCCATACTTGGCAAATAGGCCCTTTTCTTTGGCGATGATCAGAGGTGCAGCATCGGTCAGCGCAATAAACCCGAGTTTGGCGGTTGTCACCTCTGGAGCGTCACCAGGAGCCACATTGACCGCTGGAGTTGCATTACTAGCAGCGGTGGAACTGGAACCGGAACTGCAACCGTGAGCTAACAGGGTACCGGCTGCGGTCATGCCTGTGGTGATGATGAACTGCCGTCTCGAAAATTTGGTCATGGCTCCTCAATTCTCAGTCGATAGTCGTGATTAGTGATTGATGGTTGGCAAACTTACAGCTACTTGGAGCCATAAGAGAGCCTCCAAGCTGAAACCGAGCGTCCTGCCTAGACATCAGATCTGAGCTGAAATAGAAGATCTAGGAGACAAAACTTGAGCGGTAAAACGCTGGCCTATGGCCGTACTAAAACCAACGGGACTAAATTAGGGCCACTAAACTAGAGCTGCTTGTTGACGGACCCGTGCTCCAAAATGCTCAATGAGCAACTGTTGTAGAATTGGTTTTAGGTCATCACAAGGGATACTTTGCATTACACATTCGCCCAGGTGTGCATCTCGCCCGACTTTGCCACCCATATAGATGTCAACAGCCTCAACAACCTTGCCGTTCTTGCGACTTTTGGTTCCTAAAAAACCAATGTCAGCGACTTGGGGCTGGCCACAGGAGTTAGGGCAACCCGTCCAGTGAATACGGATCGGTCTCGTGAGGTATAACTCTTGCTCCAACTCCCGGATCATTTCCAATCCCCGACTCTTGGTTTCAATCAGCGCGAAGTTGCAAAATTGACTGCCTGTGCAAGACACCAAGCCTCGCATTAAGCTGCCTGGCTCCGTGCTGAATCGCTTCAACAACGGCTCCTGCAAAAATACTTCTAGGCGTGAATCAGGAATGTTCGGAATGATCACATTTTGTTCAACAGTCAGACGAATTTCGCCAGAACCGTAAACATCTGCCATTCGAGCTAGGTCGAATAAGTCGTCGGCGTACAAACGGCCTACAGGCACATGCAAACCAACGAAG from Leptolyngbya sp. FACHB-261 includes these protein-coding regions:
- a CDS encoding CmpA/NrtA family ABC transporter substrate-binding protein, whose translation is MTKFSRRQFIITTGMTAAGTLLAHGCSSGSSSTAASNATPAVNVAPGDAPEVTTAKLGFIALTDAAPLIIAKEKGLFAKYGMPDVEVVKQASWPVTRDNIVLGSDGGGIDGAHILTPMPYLISTGKVTKGNKVPMYILARLNTDGQCISIANTYKDLKVGTDSSVLKDVFAKSKASGKDIKAAVTFPGGNHDLWMRYWLAAGGIDPDKDISTVPVPPPQMVANMKVGNMEAFCVGEPWNAQLVNQEFGYTALTTGELWNNHPEKAFSMRADWVDKNPKAAKALLMAVQEAQVWCDQMENKEEMCKIVSKREWFKVPDKDIVERAKGTINYGTGKVVENSPHLMKFWAENASYPYKSHDLWFLTEDIRWGYLPADTDTKALVDAVNREDLWKEAAKAIGQEAAIPASSSRGVETFFDGVKFDPADPSAYLKSLKIKKV